One Microlunatus soli genomic window carries:
- a CDS encoding Lrp/AsnC family transcriptional regulator, which yields MDGVDDVDERLVRELQRDGRVSFETLARHVGLARSSVRTRVQRLVDARQVRVIGAIHPSVFGLEQLGHVTVRADGPVQEIAAAVAAMPESSFVTTTTGRFALTAELRTVDLPSFAVAVSEIQGIAGVHTVQVLNYLHIWKDPYFPPGTLQSIDLDAADHALLTALRRDGRASFTELAAATGITAGTARSRVLRLLDSGLVHIGALVRLDPLGDGRTVGFALQLHGEAGPVADKICGFEEVDSLVVGVGWCNAIGTIRVGNDDEVFATLERIRALPGVRTVESWSHLRAIKEENDLARRDASTG from the coding sequence GTGGACGGCGTTGACGACGTTGATGAACGATTGGTCCGGGAGCTGCAGCGGGACGGCCGGGTGTCTTTCGAGACCCTTGCCCGCCACGTCGGGCTCGCCCGGTCGAGCGTTCGAACCAGGGTGCAGCGCCTGGTGGACGCTCGTCAGGTGCGCGTGATCGGAGCGATTCACCCCTCGGTCTTCGGGCTCGAACAGCTCGGGCACGTCACTGTCCGGGCCGACGGCCCGGTGCAGGAGATCGCCGCCGCGGTGGCGGCGATGCCCGAATCGTCATTCGTCACCACGACCACCGGCCGCTTCGCCCTGACAGCGGAACTCCGGACGGTTGACCTGCCGAGTTTCGCTGTCGCGGTGTCCGAGATCCAGGGCATCGCCGGCGTCCACACCGTTCAGGTCCTGAACTACCTCCACATCTGGAAGGACCCGTACTTCCCTCCGGGAACGCTGCAGTCGATCGACCTCGATGCCGCCGACCACGCCCTGCTGACGGCGCTGCGGCGCGACGGTCGCGCCTCCTTCACCGAGCTCGCCGCAGCGACCGGAATCACTGCAGGTACGGCGAGGAGTCGTGTCCTCCGACTCCTGGATTCCGGCCTGGTGCACATCGGTGCGTTGGTTCGACTCGATCCGCTGGGTGACGGCAGAACGGTCGGCTTCGCCCTCCAGCTGCACGGCGAGGCCGGCCCCGTTGCGGACAAGATCTGCGGATTCGAGGAGGTCGACTCGCTGGTCGTCGGAGTCGGCTGGTGCAATGCCATCGGCACTATTCGGGTCGGCAATGACGATGAGGTCTTTGCAACACTCGAACGCATCCGCGCGCTGCCCGGAGTCAGGACCGTCGAGTCATGGTCCCACCTACGAGCGATCAAGGAGGAGAACGATCTGGCGCGTCGCGACGCGTCGACGGGTTGA
- a CDS encoding peptide MFS transporter, with protein sequence MRRAPLFAGHPRGLGGLFFTEAWERFSYYGMRAILLYYMYGRISEGGLGFPSDTAKSLIAVYGSAIYLAAIAGGWVSDRLLGARRSTLLGGLLIMCGHVCLALPAGRPALFASMIFIVLGTGLLKPTISSSVGDLYSDDTARRDAGFSIYYMGISVGAVVAPFAVGTVGQRWNYHLGFSLAAVGMAIGLVVYLVTSRHLSPVSRSPKNPIELQAVPAGRKVIVGAAGCAVVAAVLIAAVSGALTADRVVDLVSALSIVLPIAYFVVMLRSRRTSRAERARVRAYIPLFVAAMVFWVIQEQGATVIAQYAEQSADLQALGFSMPASWFQSVGSLTLIILTPAAAVLWVRLGRLRRPPTTGTKFAAGLAIAGLSYLLLVIPSLQAGKSSPGWLVASLAVVTVGEMCLSPIGLAATSRLAPAAFATQTMGLWLASNAAGQGVSAQIVRFYHPDHAAGYFAAVGAGAVIAAVLLLAAVPLLRRHTEEDDGGDTSHQRSDEPQEGHQ encoded by the coding sequence ATGAGACGAGCACCGTTGTTCGCCGGGCATCCCCGTGGACTCGGAGGACTGTTCTTCACCGAAGCCTGGGAGAGGTTCTCCTACTACGGGATGCGGGCGATCCTGCTCTATTACATGTACGGCCGGATCTCCGAAGGTGGGCTCGGCTTCCCCAGCGACACGGCGAAGTCACTGATCGCGGTCTACGGGTCGGCGATCTATCTCGCGGCGATCGCCGGCGGCTGGGTCAGCGATCGGCTGTTGGGGGCTCGCCGCTCGACCCTGCTCGGCGGCCTGCTGATCATGTGTGGCCACGTGTGCTTGGCGCTGCCGGCCGGACGTCCCGCGCTGTTCGCCTCGATGATCTTCATCGTTCTCGGCACCGGACTGCTGAAACCGACGATCTCCTCATCGGTCGGTGACCTCTATTCCGACGACACCGCTCGGCGCGACGCCGGCTTCAGCATCTACTACATGGGCATCAGCGTCGGCGCGGTGGTTGCACCGTTTGCCGTCGGCACGGTGGGACAACGGTGGAACTATCACCTCGGATTCAGTTTGGCGGCCGTCGGGATGGCGATCGGACTGGTCGTCTATCTGGTGACCTCGCGACATCTGAGTCCGGTGAGTCGGTCACCGAAGAACCCGATCGAACTGCAAGCGGTCCCGGCGGGACGCAAGGTCATCGTCGGTGCGGCCGGTTGCGCAGTTGTCGCAGCGGTTCTGATTGCCGCCGTGTCCGGTGCGCTGACCGCCGACCGGGTGGTCGATCTGGTGAGTGCGCTGTCCATCGTCCTGCCGATCGCGTACTTCGTCGTGATGTTGCGCAGTCGGCGGACTTCGAGAGCTGAACGCGCCAGGGTGCGGGCCTACATTCCCCTGTTCGTCGCCGCGATGGTCTTCTGGGTCATCCAGGAACAGGGCGCCACGGTGATCGCTCAGTATGCCGAACAGAGCGCCGATCTCCAGGCCCTCGGGTTCTCCATGCCCGCCTCTTGGTTCCAATCGGTCGGGTCACTGACGTTGATCATCTTGACCCCGGCCGCTGCGGTCCTGTGGGTGCGGCTCGGCCGTCTGCGGCGGCCCCCGACAACCGGAACGAAGTTCGCCGCCGGTCTCGCCATCGCCGGTCTGTCCTACCTGTTGCTGGTGATCCCGTCCTTGCAAGCAGGGAAGAGCAGCCCCGGATGGTTGGTGGCCAGTCTGGCAGTGGTGACCGTCGGCGAGATGTGCCTCTCGCCGATCGGCTTGGCAGCGACCAGCCGACTGGCCCCGGCCGCGTTCGCGACTCAGACGATGGGGTTGTGGCTGGCTTCGAACGCGGCCGGTCAGGGCGTCTCGGCGCAGATCGTCAGGTTCTATCACCCGGACCACGCCGCCGGCTACTTCGCTGCGGTCGGTGCTGGTGCCGTGATAGCCGCCGTCCTGCTGCTGGCAGCCGTCCCGTTGCTGCGGCGGCATACCGAGGAGGACGACGGCGGCGACACCTCGCACCAACGATCGGACGAGCCTCAGGAAGGACATCAATGA
- a CDS encoding metal-dependent hydrolase family protein has product MSRTVFSNGMIFDSSARSTYQADVAIDGDQIVEIGAGLDGDVEIDCAGLTVVPGMIDCHVHLTMSTTDLFETVQQPFSLQFYEGARNMARTLAAGVTTVRDAAGADQGMRVAQQRGLILGPRMQVSLNMLSQTGGHGDPWWPSTCTMDLLPPHPGRPAIVVDGPEQIRHKVRELVRAGADVIKVATSGGLVSGGAGPNIAHFRDDEITMMVTEAASAGLFVMAHASGPGAKAAVRNGVRSIEHGHGLDDETLSMMVDHGTWLVPTLSSGLGLQNAIAGGANLPAVVIAKIEETAAQAEDDLRRAIDAGVRIAMGTDAPLYPHGRNLDEITLMTQHGMSAADALYAATASAAELLGVEEDRGSLRPGCRADLVIIEGDALDVARLQDRVRAVYQDGIDRTGSVVVDR; this is encoded by the coding sequence ATGAGTCGCACCGTCTTCAGCAACGGAATGATCTTCGACTCGTCGGCGCGGTCGACGTATCAGGCGGACGTGGCGATCGACGGCGACCAGATCGTCGAGATCGGCGCCGGACTCGACGGCGACGTCGAGATCGACTGCGCAGGACTAACGGTCGTTCCCGGCATGATCGACTGTCACGTTCATCTGACCATGTCCACCACCGACCTGTTCGAGACCGTGCAGCAGCCCTTCTCCCTGCAGTTCTACGAGGGTGCCCGCAACATGGCACGAACGCTTGCGGCCGGTGTCACCACCGTCCGGGACGCGGCCGGCGCCGACCAAGGAATGCGTGTCGCACAACAACGTGGTCTGATCCTCGGTCCACGGATGCAGGTCTCACTCAACATGCTGAGCCAAACCGGTGGGCATGGGGATCCGTGGTGGCCCTCGACCTGCACGATGGACCTGCTGCCGCCGCACCCCGGACGGCCGGCGATCGTCGTCGACGGCCCGGAGCAGATCCGGCACAAGGTCAGAGAACTCGTCCGGGCCGGCGCCGATGTGATCAAGGTCGCAACCAGCGGCGGGCTGGTGTCAGGCGGCGCGGGCCCGAACATCGCCCACTTCCGCGATGACGAGATCACGATGATGGTGACCGAGGCAGCGTCTGCCGGCTTGTTCGTGATGGCGCATGCCAGCGGGCCAGGTGCGAAAGCTGCGGTCCGCAATGGTGTTCGGTCGATCGAGCACGGCCACGGGTTGGACGATGAAACCCTCTCGATGATGGTCGACCACGGGACGTGGTTGGTCCCCACACTGTCCTCGGGGCTCGGCCTCCAGAACGCGATCGCCGGCGGAGCAAACCTTCCGGCCGTCGTGATCGCCAAGATCGAGGAGACTGCGGCACAGGCCGAAGACGATCTTCGTCGTGCGATCGACGCGGGAGTCCGGATCGCGATGGGCACCGACGCTCCGCTGTATCCGCACGGTCGCAATCTCGACGAGATCACGTTGATGACGCAGCACGGCATGAGTGCGGCCGACGCACTGTACGCCGCGACCGCATCGGCCGCCGAATTGTTGGGCGTGGAGGAAGATAGGGGGTCTCTCCGCCCGGGATGTCGCGCGGACCTGGTGATCATCGAGGGCGACGCCCTGGACGTCGCCCGGCTGCAGGACCGCGTCCGCGCTGTCTATCAGGACGGAATCGACCGCACGGGATCAGTGGTCGTCGACCGCTAG